A single window of Synergistaceae bacterium DNA harbors:
- a CDS encoding transporter substrate-binding domain-containing protein, protein MKKISKLWFFQAICLLCLFVFATGTAEAAGKLQEVLSRGKLLVGTGSTNVPWHLKNNQGEYEGMDIEMGKILARGLFGDESKVEFIEQAPDQRIPNLLANKVDICLQFMTITPARAQQIAFTVPYYTEGIGLILATKGQYKKYEELVEAVKAGKTVTIAILQNADAARNVQRMLPGSKDDQYENQGLVYQAVTSGRADAGAVDLSSIKWLASKQPELYIDSGFGFNPQLYGGGVKPDELEWLNYVNTVFIDCMAGSTYVYYNAAYEKWFGEKLPAPPIGKPLMYR, encoded by the coding sequence ATGAAAAAGATTTCAAAACTATGGTTCTTTCAAGCGATTTGTTTGCTCTGCCTGTTCGTGTTTGCGACCGGAACAGCAGAAGCTGCCGGAAAGTTGCAGGAAGTTCTGAGTCGGGGCAAACTGCTTGTTGGGACGGGCAGTACCAACGTTCCCTGGCATCTCAAAAATAACCAGGGCGAGTATGAAGGCATGGATATCGAAATGGGAAAGATCCTGGCGCGAGGCTTGTTTGGCGATGAGTCAAAAGTCGAATTCATAGAACAGGCGCCCGATCAGCGCATCCCCAATCTTCTGGCCAATAAAGTGGATATCTGTCTGCAGTTTATGACCATTACGCCGGCGCGCGCGCAGCAAATCGCGTTTACGGTGCCTTATTATACTGAAGGAATAGGACTTATCCTTGCCACTAAGGGACAGTACAAAAAATATGAAGAACTTGTCGAAGCCGTCAAAGCGGGTAAGACAGTGACTATAGCGATACTGCAGAATGCGGATGCCGCTCGTAATGTTCAGAGAATGCTTCCGGGCAGTAAGGATGACCAATATGAAAATCAGGGACTTGTCTATCAGGCCGTTACTTCTGGACGTGCGGATGCGGGCGCTGTAGATCTTTCCTCGATTAAGTGGCTGGCAAGCAAACAGCCGGAACTCTATATCGACTCCGGTTTCGGTTTCAATCCCCAGCTTTATGGCGGTGGAGTGAAGCCTGACGAATTGGAATGGTTGAATTATGTTAATACAGTTTTTATCGATTGCATGGCTGGTTCGACATACGTGTATTACAACGCCGCTTATGAGAAATGGTTCGGGGAAAAACTTCCTGCTCCTCCTATCGGCAAGCCTCTTATGTATCGTTAA